A portion of the Marinitoga litoralis genome contains these proteins:
- a CDS encoding DUF362 domain-containing protein: protein MKVYLRKCNDYDNVEKVLLPILENYKDKFNEGDKVLVKPNLLSPKNVETGITTHPKVVEVVLKFLLDLGTKPYLGDSPATGTALEAVKANGIYDVCKKLNVPVVELDDPVDVDGEIYKGIKISKKVLEADKIVNIAKLKTHVQMIMTLAVKNTFGCVVGKEKSAWHFRAKTNTNFANVIIDIHNIVKPTLNIMDGILGMEGNGPANGVQKRFNVIGVSENAYALDHAIIKSLKVKEKYVYIIKEAMKRNLIPHYELESDWEGGKIKLPLTAPIFETVTNLTRAFERVPKINPDKCISCKICESRCPAEAIDIDNDKNIDYSKCIRCYVCHEVCPQDAIKLVRRII, encoded by the coding sequence ATGAAAGTATATTTGAGAAAATGTAATGATTATGATAATGTTGAAAAAGTATTATTGCCAATTTTAGAAAATTACAAAGATAAATTTAATGAGGGTGACAAAGTTTTAGTAAAGCCTAATCTTTTATCTCCCAAAAATGTTGAAACAGGGATTACAACTCATCCAAAGGTAGTAGAAGTAGTATTAAAATTTTTATTAGATTTAGGTACAAAACCATATTTAGGAGATAGCCCTGCTACCGGAACTGCTTTAGAAGCAGTCAAAGCAAATGGTATATATGATGTATGTAAAAAATTAAATGTTCCAGTAGTAGAATTAGATGATCCAGTTGATGTAGATGGAGAAATATATAAAGGAATAAAAATATCAAAAAAGGTTTTAGAAGCAGATAAAATAGTAAATATTGCCAAATTAAAAACACACGTTCAAATGATAATGACATTAGCTGTGAAAAACACATTTGGATGTGTAGTAGGAAAGGAAAAATCAGCATGGCATTTTAGAGCAAAAACAAATACTAATTTTGCAAATGTAATTATAGATATTCATAATATTGTAAAACCAACACTTAACATTATGGATGGTATTTTAGGAATGGAAGGAAATGGTCCTGCTAATGGAGTTCAAAAAAGATTTAATGTTATTGGAGTATCTGAAAATGCATATGCATTAGATCATGCAATAATTAAGTCTTTAAAGGTAAAGGAAAAATATGTGTATATTATAAAAGAAGCTATGAAAAGGAATTTAATACCTCATTATGAATTAGAAAGTGATTGGGAAGGTGGAAAAATAAAATTACCACTTACAGCACCAATATTTGAAACAGTAACCAATTTAACTAGAGCATTTGAAAGAGTTCCAAAAATAAATCCTGATAAATGTATATCATGTAAAATATGTGAAAGTAGATGTCCAGCTGAAGCTATAGATATTGATAATGATAAAAATATTGATTATTCAAAATGTATTAGATGTTATGTATGTCATGAAGTTTGCCCACAAGATGCAATTAAGCTAGTAAGAAGAATAATATAA
- a CDS encoding deoxynucleoside kinase, with the protein MESISNYFKGKSLRINIEGNIGSGKTTLANALFYKLDADELILEEFENNPYLPLLYKKEDVGFQTEMFFLVSRYKQYHKNNNSKIVISDYDMLKNKIFANITITNNEDKEKFLKIYDILTEDIAKPDVLIYIDTDVDTIVERIKKRNRDIEKVIAREYLELVDKGYKEYFSKEKDFLYIDGNNFNVFDEKQLKGLLEKIIEYMEGK; encoded by the coding sequence ATGGAAAGTATATCAAACTATTTTAAAGGGAAATCCTTAAGAATTAATATTGAAGGAAATATTGGTTCTGGAAAAACAACATTGGCTAATGCCTTATTTTATAAGCTTGATGCAGATGAATTGATATTAGAAGAATTTGAAAATAATCCTTATCTTCCTTTATTGTACAAAAAAGAAGATGTAGGATTTCAAACAGAAATGTTTTTTTTAGTGTCCAGGTATAAGCAATATCATAAAAATAATAATTCTAAAATTGTTATATCAGATTATGATATGTTAAAAAACAAGATATTTGCTAATATCACTATTACAAATAATGAAGATAAGGAGAAATTCCTGAAAATATATGATATTTTAACTGAAGATATTGCTAAACCTGATGTTCTTATTTATATCGATACAGATGTGGATACTATTGTAGAGAGAATAAAAAAAAGAAATAGAGATATTGAAAAAGTTATAGCTAGAGAATATTTAGAATTAGTAGATAAAGGGTATAAGGAATATTTTTCAAAAGAAAAAGATTTTTTATACATTGATGGAAATAATTTTAATGTTTTTGACGAAAAACAATTAAAAGGGTTATTAGAAAAAATTATTGAATACATGGAGGGGAAATAA
- a CDS encoding SDR family NAD(P)-dependent oxidoreductase, giving the protein MKKKIFKYWKEYKWSNVMAMIKNMREEPKRCDLRFDNKLVVITGATSGIGYYTARKYASMGANLLTINRNLEKSKKLKEEIENEFNVKCDYYIADLSILDNIYNAANYLLYLDTNIDVLIHNAGVFYTKKKITKDGLEENFVVHFLAPFIINNILLDKLNKQKKARIILVSSEGYRFSVWGPDLDDLMFEKNKYSGLKGYGNAKICQILTMHIYSKLLKGPTIIAMHPGTVKTNTGKDNGKTYKLFKSTFIDSFSKTPEISAEALYYLGVSPEMENITDKFFHLTKEEELTPPAKDMEVACKLWDISVKIAKLEGVSLCQKSLLLEEESLA; this is encoded by the coding sequence ATGAAGAAAAAAATATTTAAATATTGGAAAGAATATAAATGGTCAAATGTTATGGCTATGATAAAAAATATGAGAGAAGAACCTAAAAGATGCGATTTAAGATTTGATAATAAATTAGTAGTAATAACCGGCGCAACTTCTGGTATTGGCTATTATACTGCAAGAAAATATGCATCTATGGGTGCCAATTTATTAACTATTAATAGAAATTTGGAAAAATCGAAAAAATTAAAAGAAGAAATTGAAAATGAGTTTAATGTAAAATGTGATTATTATATAGCTGATTTAAGCATTTTAGATAATATATATAATGCTGCAAATTATCTATTATATTTAGATACTAATATAGACGTTTTAATACATAATGCTGGAGTTTTTTATACTAAAAAGAAAATTACAAAAGATGGTTTAGAAGAAAATTTTGTTGTGCACTTTCTTGCACCGTTTATAATTAATAATATATTATTAGATAAATTGAATAAACAAAAGAAAGCAAGAATTATTTTAGTTAGTTCTGAAGGTTATAGATTTTCTGTTTGGGGACCAGACCTAGATGATTTAATGTTTGAAAAAAATAAATATAGTGGATTAAAAGGATATGGTAATGCAAAAATATGTCAAATTTTAACTATGCATATTTATTCCAAACTTTTAAAAGGACCAACTATTATTGCTATGCATCCTGGTACTGTAAAGACTAATACAGGAAAAGATAATGGAAAAACATATAAATTATTTAAAAGTACATTTATCGATTCATTTTCTAAAACTCCAGAAATTTCAGCAGAAGCATTATATTATTTAGGAGTTTCTCCAGAAATGGAAAATATAACTGATAAATTTTTCCATCTTACAAAAGAAGAAGAATTAACACCCCCCGCAAAAGATATGGAAGTAGCGTGTAAATTGTGGGATATATCTGTAAAAATTGCCAAATTAGAAGGAGTGAGCTTATGTCAGAAATCATTGTTGTTGGAGGAGGAATCTCTGGCTTAA
- a CDS encoding alpha/beta hydrolase, whose product MLFVKDYNINHTILKEENDLVILKSNYPCEFSESKKIPLYIYDSKSDKTLLFIHGLGTKNIKYLKWFPENFAKNGYNSALMVLPYHFERTPEGYKSGELFLSTTNNDILRSRFEHSVVDILTSLNYLEERFKTDIYLMGFSFGGMVSTIAAAFKNDIKGLSLAVTGGNFYHITWKSFVTGVLRVQYEENKECNPEKCLNYHINEYPEYIRNLNEPKIELDKSPIACFEYDPSTFAKFVKSPTIMFRALLDIFIPKKSTLDLYERINTRKELYNIPSGHLSSYVFRKYILKKTISFFENKRG is encoded by the coding sequence ATGTTATTTGTAAAAGATTATAATATTAATCACACAATATTAAAAGAAGAAAATGATTTAGTGATTTTAAAATCCAATTATCCATGCGAGTTTTCAGAATCTAAAAAAATCCCGTTGTATATATATGATTCAAAATCTGACAAAACACTTCTTTTTATTCATGGTTTGGGAACTAAAAATATAAAATATTTGAAATGGTTTCCCGAAAATTTTGCAAAAAATGGATATAATAGTGCATTAATGGTATTGCCATATCATTTTGAAAGGACACCTGAAGGATATAAAAGTGGAGAATTATTTTTATCAACAACAAATAATGATATATTGAGGTCAAGATTTGAACATTCAGTAGTAGATATTTTAACCTCATTAAATTATTTAGAGGAAAGATTTAAAACAGATATATATTTAATGGGTTTTAGTTTTGGAGGTATGGTTTCAACTATAGCTGCTGCTTTTAAAAACGATATTAAAGGATTATCATTAGCAGTTACTGGAGGGAATTTTTATCATATTACATGGAAAAGTTTTGTAACGGGTGTTTTAAGAGTTCAATATGAGGAGAATAAAGAATGTAACCCTGAAAAATGTTTAAATTATCATATTAATGAATATCCAGAATATATAAGAAATTTAAATGAACCAAAAATAGAATTAGATAAATCTCCAATAGCTTGTTTTGAATATGATCCATCAACTTTTGCTAAATTTGTAAAGAGTCCAACTATTATGTTTAGGGCATTATTAGATATTTTTATTCCTAAAAAATCAACTTTAGACTTATATGAAAGAATAAATACAAGAAAAGAATTATATAATATTCCATCTGGCCATTTATCTTCATATGTTTTTAGAAAATATATTTTAAAAAAGACTATATCTTTTTTCGAAAATAAAAGGGGCTGA
- a CDS encoding deoxynucleoside kinase — MGKMIVLAGNVGAGKSTFTRILSERLDFKPYYESVNDNPFLADFYKDQKKWSYHLQTFFLFHRFNSIKQIIESDENAILDRSIYEDAEIFAKNLYNNGKMSQREYETYNQIFYTMLEFLKKPDLLIYIKTSVDTIVKRIKKRGRDMEMAVPVEYWQQLDNLYKNWINSYDQSKIYVVDGDTIDIVENPEYIDKIIADISEILELENVK; from the coding sequence ATGGGAAAAATGATAGTTTTAGCAGGAAATGTGGGGGCTGGAAAATCAACTTTTACTAGAATTCTTTCAGAAAGATTAGATTTTAAACCTTATTATGAATCTGTTAATGATAATCCATTTTTAGCAGATTTCTATAAAGATCAAAAGAAATGGTCTTATCATTTGCAAACATTTTTCTTATTCCATAGATTTAATAGTATAAAGCAAATAATAGAATCCGATGAAAATGCTATTTTGGATAGATCTATATATGAAGATGCAGAAATATTTGCAAAAAACTTATATAACAATGGAAAAATGAGTCAAAGAGAATATGAAACATATAATCAAATATTTTATACAATGTTAGAATTCTTAAAAAAACCAGATCTATTAATATATATAAAAACTAGTGTAGACACTATTGTAAAAAGAATTAAAAAAAGAGGAAGAGACATGGAAATGGCTGTTCCCGTTGAATATTGGCAACAATTAGATAATTTATACAAAAATTGGATTAATAGTTATGATCAATCAAAAATATATGTAGTTGATGGAGATACAATAGATATTGTTGAAAATCCTGAATATATTGATAAAATTATAGCTGATATCTCAGAAATACTAGAATTAGAAAACGTAAAATAA
- a CDS encoding glycosyltransferase: MILDIFFYISFIIISFIFIYFGKNKLLKPNNTNLEYHKISVIIPARNEEKNISKILKSIINQSYKPYEIIVVDDSSTDKTPNIVKTFKDVKLIRLNEDPPKGWNGKTWAIWNGYKNSTGDYLLFLDADVELSNNAIEILINKYMQTDGLISVWPYQKLEKFYEHLVFLFNIIIVHGSNMIRSKKPSGAFGPVILTSRKNYELTGGHEVIKDSVLEDIKLGKLYVKNNINVSNYLGNKIIKFRMYPNGISQLFEGFTKNISSGSTSGGVINLIIALIWISAIFHLFFTFKSIYLLYYFTIVFMLFLISKNLGDFKWYDYFIFPVHLIFFAITFFYSLYRKLFLHTVIWKGRNIDV; the protein is encoded by the coding sequence ATGATTTTAGATATATTTTTTTATATTTCATTCATTATAATATCTTTTATTTTTATATATTTTGGGAAAAATAAATTATTAAAACCAAATAATACAAACTTAGAATATCATAAAATTTCTGTTATTATACCTGCTAGAAATGAAGAAAAAAACATTTCTAAAATATTAAAAAGTATAATTAATCAATCTTACAAACCATATGAAATTATTGTAGTTGACGATTCTTCTACAGATAAAACTCCAAATATAGTTAAAACTTTTAAAGATGTGAAATTAATCAGACTTAATGAAGATCCCCCAAAAGGTTGGAATGGAAAAACCTGGGCTATTTGGAATGGTTATAAGAATTCCACAGGAGATTATTTACTATTTTTGGATGCAGATGTTGAATTAAGTAATAATGCCATTGAAATATTAATTAATAAATATATGCAAACTGATGGATTAATATCTGTTTGGCCGTATCAAAAATTAGAGAAATTCTATGAACATTTAGTATTTTTATTTAATATCATTATTGTGCATGGAAGTAATATGATTAGATCAAAAAAACCTTCTGGTGCATTTGGACCTGTAATATTAACTAGTAGAAAAAATTACGAATTAACCGGAGGTCATGAAGTAATTAAAGATTCAGTATTAGAAGATATTAAACTTGGAAAGTTATATGTAAAAAATAATATTAATGTTAGTAATTATTTAGGAAATAAAATTATTAAATTCAGAATGTATCCAAATGGTATTTCACAATTATTTGAAGGATTTACTAAAAATATATCTTCTGGTTCAACTAGTGGGGGAGTTATTAATTTAATAATTGCACTAATATGGATATCAGCTATTTTTCATTTATTTTTCACTTTTAAATCAATCTACTTATTATATTATTTTACAATAGTTTTTATGCTATTTTTAATCTCTAAGAATTTAGGCGATTTTAAGTGGTATGATTATTTTATTTTCCCTGTTCATTTAATTTTTTTTGCAATTACATTTTTTTATTCATTATACAGAAAACTATTTCTTCATACTGTTATTTGGAAAGGGAGAAATATAGATGTATAG
- the msrA gene encoding peptide-methionine (S)-S-oxide reductase MsrA codes for MNKDIIYFAAGCFWGVEHLFKKLEGVIDTEVGYMGGHLENPTYEDVCTGRTGHAETVKVVYDKDIISDEELIKYFFEIHDFTEYNRQGPDVGTQYRSVIFYTNEKQKEIAEKLKRILEEKYTVETSIEKAKEFYPAEDYHQDYYDKTRKQPYCHYKRNVWINFKLN; via the coding sequence ATGAATAAAGATATTATATATTTTGCTGCTGGATGTTTTTGGGGCGTTGAGCATTTATTTAAAAAACTTGAAGGAGTTATTGATACAGAGGTTGGATATATGGGAGGTCATTTAGAAAATCCAACATATGAGGATGTATGTACAGGTAGAACAGGTCATGCTGAAACTGTTAAAGTTGTATATGACAAAGATATAATTTCAGATGAAGAATTAATTAAATACTTTTTTGAAATCCATGATTTTACAGAATATAATAGGCAAGGGCCAGATGTTGGGACTCAATATAGAAGTGTAATATTTTATACGAATGAAAAACAAAAAGAAATAGCAGAAAAATTAAAAAGAATATTAGAAGAGAAATATACTGTTGAAACTTCTATTGAAAAAGCAAAAGAATTTTATCCTGCAGAAGATTATCATCAGGATTACTATGATAAAACACGGAAACAACCATATTGTCATTACAAAAGGAATGTTTGGATTAATTTTAAGCTAAATTAA
- a CDS encoding glycerol-3-phosphate acyltransferase produces MYSLIIIFLQFISGSIMYSYILAKLSGVDLKNYRDGNPGSSNLWRIKGWKFGLPAMILDFFKGLFPIILFNNIDNVTLNIALIAGIAGHAFSPWLNFKGGKSIATTFGAWTLATKGYGAIIMGSVLVLLKKTFNKEKSPEKDFIIFIIGYLTLIPYLFIKKDLYLLYIGNLIILLYKHKTEIKSILLEG; encoded by the coding sequence ATGTATAGCTTAATTATCATATTTTTACAATTTATTTCTGGATCTATAATGTATTCTTATATACTAGCAAAATTATCTGGTGTAGATTTGAAAAATTATAGGGATGGCAATCCTGGTTCTTCAAATCTTTGGAGAATAAAAGGTTGGAAATTTGGATTACCTGCTATGATTTTAGATTTTTTTAAAGGCTTATTCCCAATAATATTATTTAATAATATAGATAATGTTACTTTAAATATTGCATTAATTGCTGGTATTGCAGGACATGCTTTTTCTCCTTGGTTAAATTTCAAAGGTGGAAAATCAATTGCTACGACTTTTGGTGCTTGGACATTAGCAACAAAAGGTTATGGTGCAATTATAATGGGAAGTGTACTTGTATTACTAAAAAAAACGTTTAATAAAGAAAAATCCCCAGAAAAGGATTTTATTATTTTTATTATTGGTTATCTAACATTAATACCATATCTTTTTATTAAAAAAGATTTATATTTATTATACATTGGAAACTTAATAATATTATTATACAAACATAAAACTGAAATAAAAAGCATATTATTGGAGGGATAG
- a CDS encoding nuclear transport factor 2 family protein: MENTKTDEYRVKDIEHLKELWSKTYNTEGKPDWSHLLPYYHENIHFRDSIQEINGLKDFKEMVERLTKRSKKLEMNIVNAVQNGNIMFLEWEMTILFKKTRTSVVYGASRVIINDEGKIIDQRDYYDLWGDIFDNIPGFSKAYRRFMRRVFG, from the coding sequence ATGGAAAATACAAAAACAGATGAATATAGAGTGAAAGATATTGAACATTTAAAAGAATTATGGTCAAAAACATATAATACAGAAGGTAAACCTGATTGGTCACACTTATTACCTTATTACCATGAAAATATTCATTTTAGAGATTCAATTCAAGAAATTAATGGACTAAAAGATTTTAAAGAAATGGTAGAAAGACTTACAAAAAGATCTAAAAAGTTAGAAATGAATATAGTCAATGCCGTTCAAAATGGTAATATTATGTTTTTAGAGTGGGAAATGACTATTCTGTTTAAAAAAACTAGAACTTCAGTTGTATATGGAGCTAGTAGAGTTATCATAAATGATGAAGGAAAAATAATTGATCAAAGAGATTATTATGATTTATGGGGAGATATTTTTGATAATATTCCAGGGTTTTCAAAAGCATACAGAAGATTTATGAGAAGGGTGTTTGGATAA
- a CDS encoding phytoene desaturase family protein, with the protein MSEIIVVGGGISGLTSAIYLARAGKKVLLIEKNNYCGGLFNSFYSDGFRFEGGARAIVNSGLVKPMIEELNIDLKFYPNPITLRVENEQIIVKGEDSIEDYTKLLKKLYPNSSEYIDNIIKEIKRIIEDMKVLYGVDNPLFKKNKALLIPRLIVWIFKFIHTMYRINKLNMPFEKYLEKLSKDNSLNDIIGQHFFKNTPTFFAFSYFALYNDYLYPEGGMGNLMQKLVEKFLEFGGKILYNTKIVKVNPENNSLEDEKGNVYYYDNLVWAADLKYLYKNINSEDNKFNERKKKILSSKGAESVFSIFLGVDEPYEYFERLHTGHMFYTPYKDGLGELKDSNNILKKWDNISKQEKIDWLIKYTKYNTFEISIPSLREPSASPDGKTGIIISYLFDYNISKKIKEEGWYDEFKKLMEDTVISILSENIYKGLKDKIIFKFSATPLTIENIVLSSEGSIVGWAFDQELPVVNHIFNLSKSVQTPFKNIYNVGKWVYSPAGGPTAIMTGRIAANTILKR; encoded by the coding sequence ATGTCAGAAATCATTGTTGTTGGAGGAGGAATCTCTGGCTTAACTTCAGCAATATATTTAGCACGTGCTGGTAAAAAAGTTTTATTGATAGAAAAAAATAACTATTGTGGAGGCCTTTTTAATTCATTCTATAGTGATGGATTTAGATTTGAAGGAGGAGCTAGAGCTATTGTAAATTCTGGTTTAGTTAAACCAATGATTGAAGAATTAAATATAGATTTAAAATTTTATCCAAATCCAATTACATTAAGAGTAGAAAATGAGCAAATTATAGTTAAAGGTGAAGATAGTATAGAAGATTATACTAAATTATTAAAAAAATTATATCCTAATAGCTCTGAATATATTGATAATATAATTAAAGAAATAAAAAGAATAATTGAAGATATGAAAGTATTATATGGTGTTGATAATCCTTTATTTAAAAAAAATAAAGCTTTATTAATACCACGTTTGATTGTATGGATATTTAAGTTCATACATACTATGTATAGAATAAATAAGCTAAATATGCCTTTTGAAAAATATTTAGAAAAATTATCTAAAGATAATTCTTTAAATGATATAATAGGACAACATTTCTTTAAAAATACTCCCACATTTTTTGCTTTTAGTTATTTTGCATTATATAATGACTACTTATACCCAGAAGGTGGTATGGGGAATTTAATGCAAAAATTAGTGGAAAAGTTCTTAGAATTTGGTGGAAAAATATTATATAATACCAAAATAGTTAAAGTTAATCCAGAAAATAATTCATTAGAAGATGAAAAAGGTAATGTCTATTATTATGATAATTTAGTTTGGGCAGCAGATTTAAAATATTTATACAAAAACATCAATAGTGAAGATAATAAATTTAATGAACGAAAAAAGAAAATTTTATCTTCTAAAGGCGCTGAATCTGTATTTTCTATATTCTTAGGAGTTGATGAACCATATGAATACTTTGAAAGATTACATACTGGCCACATGTTTTATACTCCATACAAAGATGGTTTAGGAGAATTAAAAGATTCTAATAATATTTTAAAAAAATGGGATAATATATCTAAACAAGAGAAAATAGATTGGTTAATTAAATATACTAAATATAATACATTTGAAATATCAATACCTTCTTTAAGAGAGCCTTCTGCTTCTCCTGATGGAAAAACTGGAATTATAATTAGTTATCTATTTGATTATAATATTTCCAAAAAAATAAAAGAAGAAGGATGGTATGATGAATTTAAAAAACTAATGGAAGATACGGTTATTTCCATATTATCTGAAAATATATACAAGGGTTTAAAAGATAAAATTATATTTAAATTTTCTGCTACTCCTTTGACAATAGAGAATATTGTGTTGAGTTCTGAAGGCTCCATTGTAGGTTGGGCTTTTGATCAAGAGCTACCAGTAGTAAATCATATTTTCAATTTAAGTAAATCTGTACAAACTCCATTTAAAAACATATATAATGTAGGAAAATGGGTATATAGCCCTGCAGGTGGCCCTACTGCAATAATGACTGGAAGAATTGCTGCAAATACTATATTAAAAAGGTGA